From Cinclus cinclus chromosome 2, bCinCin1.1, whole genome shotgun sequence, one genomic window encodes:
- the SMIM11 gene encoding small integral membrane protein 11 has product MVAFNWKALENFPLLMYILAAKTLILCLAFAGVKMYQSKKIEEKLKREREEKLKAEAEKKDE; this is encoded by the exons ATGGTGGCCTTTAACTGGAAG GCTCTGGAGAACTTCCCACTGCTGATGTACATTTTGGCAGCTAAAACATTGATCCTTTGCTTGGCCTTTGCTGGAGTCAAAATGTACCAGAGCAAGAAAATTGAGGAGAAACTGAAGAGGGAACGTGAGGAGAAGCtgaaagcagaagcagagaagaaGGATGAATGA
- the KCNE2 gene encoding potassium voltage-gated channel subfamily E member 2, whose amino-acid sequence MAKMQNFTWTVEHIFKETFLNYMNNWRRNMTEAANKLQAEVAAENFDYVILYLMVMIGMFSFIIVAILVSTVKSKRREHSNDPYHQYIVEDWGEKYKNQVLNPEDLKCVIHENLGARDKTSPESP is encoded by the coding sequence ATGGCCAAGATGCAAAACTTCACTTGGACTGTGGAACATATTTTCAAGGAAACCTTCCTTAATTACATGAACAACTGGAGGAGAAACATGACAGAAGCAGCAAATAAACTGCAGGCTGAGGTGGCTGCTGAAAACTTTGACTACGTTATCCTTTATCTGATGGTGATGATTGGGATGTTCTCCTTCATCATTGTGGCCATCCTGGTGAGCACTGTGAAATCCAAGAGGAGGGAGCACTCCAATGATCCCTATCACCAGTACATCGTGGAGGACTGGGGAGAGAAGTACAAAAACCAGGTTCTGAATCCAGAAGATCTCAAGTGTGTGATCCACGAAAACCTGGGGGCAAGGGATAAAACAAGCCCAGAATCACCTTGA